Proteins encoded by one window of Aphis gossypii isolate Hap1 chromosome X, ASM2018417v2, whole genome shotgun sequence:
- the LOC126552846 gene encoding PRKCA-binding protein-like isoform X2, which produces MYECDFMLTVDSIQDQYDNFSIEDKLGMKVTSGVVKINKDPKTNRIGITIGGGPPYCPCIYITQILEYSPTALNGALESGDELLAINDERISGRDKMQVAQMIQSSGDQVTLKYNKLEADIEQGKTMDILVKKIKHRIVEGISATTADYLGISRAMLVNDSLVKRLQELDNLEQTYRCLVDHTECVLGAFYALTECYKEFGDSFSEIGAREPQPRASMSLMRFGEYHRRMERQGQTLINVLKLASKSFSTYLKIAIPDTKQTIRKYADVKFEYLSYCLKIKELDDEETSLDYPIRRILTGNYEYRLLLRCQQSARKRFIAIREDVLTKIELLESKHVHDIVDQFQLIASQIVNFNNEISWMILGGDNDTNEPPLFPIEMDLKCTAFEYDSVQPEVNLDDLNNE; this is translated from the exons atgtaTGAGTGTGACTTTATGTTGACAGTGGATTCTATTCAAGatcaatatgataatttttctattgaagataaatt GGGTATGAAAGTAACATCTGgggttgtaaaaattaataaggaCCCGAAAACCAATCGTATAGGTATTACAATAGGTGGAGGACCTCCTTACTGCCcttgtatatacattacacag ATTTTGGAATATTCACCAACTGCATTAAATGGCGCATTAGAAAGTGGTGATGAGCTTTTAGCTATTAATGATGAACGTATTAGCGGACGTGACAAAATGCAAGTAGCACAAATGATACAATCAAGTGGT GATCAAGTAactttgaaatataacaaattagaaGCTGATATCGAACAAGGAAAAACTATggatattttagtaaaaaaaattaaacataggaTAGTTGAAGGAATATCTGCCACTACTGCTGATTATTTGGGTATATCTCGTGCAATGCTTGTCAATGACAGTCTTGTTAAACGCTTACAAGAGCTAGATAACTTAGAACAAACATATCGGTGCTTGGTTGATCACACAGAATGTGTACTTGGCGCGTTTTATGCTCTAACCGAATGTTATAAAG AATTTGGGGACTCGTTTTCAGAAATAGGTGCTAGGGAACCACAACCTAGAGCTAGTATGTCTTTAATGCGCTTTGGTGAGTATCACAGGCGAATGGAACGTCAAGGACAAACTCtaatcaatgttttaaaacta GCATCCAAGTCATTTAGCACATACCTGAAAATAGCTATTCCAGATACCAAGCAAACAATACGGAAATATGCTGAtgtgaaatttgaatatttatcttactgtttaaaaataaaagagctTGATGATGAAGAGACTTCTTTAGATTATCCTATACGTCGAATTTTAACAGGAAATTATGAATACAG GCTGCTATTGAGATGCCAACAGTCAGCAAGAAAACGATTTATTGCTATTAGAGAAGACGTATTAACCAAAATTGAACTATTGGAAAGTAAACACGTGCATGATATTGTAGATCAATTCCAATTAATTGCTTcacaaattgttaattttaataatgaaataagttGGATGATACTTGGAGGGGATAACGATACTAATGAACCACCGCTCTTTCCTATTGAAATGGATTTGAAATGTACTGCATTTGAATATGATTCAGTACAGCCAGAAGTTAACTTAGACGAccttaataat GAGTAA
- the LOC126552846 gene encoding PRKCA-binding protein-like isoform X1 produces MYECDFMLTVDSIQDQYDNFSIEDKLGMKVTSGVVKINKDPKTNRIGITIGGGPPYCPCIYITQILEYSPTALNGALESGDELLAINDERISGRDKMQVAQMIQSSGDQVTLKYNKLEADIEQGKTMDILVKKIKHRIVEGISATTADYLGISRAMLVNDSLVKRLQELDNLEQTYRCLVDHTECVLGAFYALTECYKEFGDSFSEIGAREPQPRASMSLMRFGEYHRRMERQGQTLINVLKLASKSFSTYLKIAIPDTKQTIRKYADVKFEYLSYCLKIKELDDEETSLDYPIRRILTGNYEYRLLLRCQQSARKRFIAIREDVLTKIELLESKHVHDIVDQFQLIASQIVNFNNEISWMILGGDNDTNEPPLFPIEMDLKCTAFEYDSVQPEVNLDDLNNNTIITTEITTI; encoded by the exons atgtaTGAGTGTGACTTTATGTTGACAGTGGATTCTATTCAAGatcaatatgataatttttctattgaagataaatt GGGTATGAAAGTAACATCTGgggttgtaaaaattaataaggaCCCGAAAACCAATCGTATAGGTATTACAATAGGTGGAGGACCTCCTTACTGCCcttgtatatacattacacag ATTTTGGAATATTCACCAACTGCATTAAATGGCGCATTAGAAAGTGGTGATGAGCTTTTAGCTATTAATGATGAACGTATTAGCGGACGTGACAAAATGCAAGTAGCACAAATGATACAATCAAGTGGT GATCAAGTAactttgaaatataacaaattagaaGCTGATATCGAACAAGGAAAAACTATggatattttagtaaaaaaaattaaacataggaTAGTTGAAGGAATATCTGCCACTACTGCTGATTATTTGGGTATATCTCGTGCAATGCTTGTCAATGACAGTCTTGTTAAACGCTTACAAGAGCTAGATAACTTAGAACAAACATATCGGTGCTTGGTTGATCACACAGAATGTGTACTTGGCGCGTTTTATGCTCTAACCGAATGTTATAAAG AATTTGGGGACTCGTTTTCAGAAATAGGTGCTAGGGAACCACAACCTAGAGCTAGTATGTCTTTAATGCGCTTTGGTGAGTATCACAGGCGAATGGAACGTCAAGGACAAACTCtaatcaatgttttaaaacta GCATCCAAGTCATTTAGCACATACCTGAAAATAGCTATTCCAGATACCAAGCAAACAATACGGAAATATGCTGAtgtgaaatttgaatatttatcttactgtttaaaaataaaagagctTGATGATGAAGAGACTTCTTTAGATTATCCTATACGTCGAATTTTAACAGGAAATTATGAATACAG GCTGCTATTGAGATGCCAACAGTCAGCAAGAAAACGATTTATTGCTATTAGAGAAGACGTATTAACCAAAATTGAACTATTGGAAAGTAAACACGTGCATGATATTGTAGATCAATTCCAATTAATTGCTTcacaaattgttaattttaataatgaaataagttGGATGATACTTGGAGGGGATAACGATACTAATGAACCACCGCTCTTTCCTATTGAAATGGATTTGAAATGTACTGCATTTGAATATGATTCAGTACAGCCAGAAGTTAACTTAGACGAccttaataat AACACTATTATTACTACAGAAATTACTACAATTTAA